A stretch of the Actinotalea sp. JY-7876 genome encodes the following:
- a CDS encoding amidohydrolase family protein encodes MIEIRGVRLVAAPGASHAAGDRPQTRWDVLVDGPTIARVRPAGGATEGDGAHDVIEGGGRLLLPGLVDAHVHGEAAIFRPEVQHALLRQGVTSVVVGQDGVSYAPTAPGAAADSSFAWATGYFTAINGAHPQFTGGSVAQLLATYDGATPLNVAYLAPHGTLRHTVTGAQRRPLDAAERGLLVRRLEQALDDGACGMSTGLEYVPGRFADEDELVPLARVLARHGLPHVSHMRGYQDRALGAFDELLRLARSTGVATHVSHLHGPAQPLAAALDAARTELDVTFDSYPYLRGSSILSMLTMADWVPIADVDAALAMLADPAVRRRLRDEQLAPLEPLWDRVTLAAVPGPLQATEGLTVREAAAELGLDPADAVLELLVASRLRVGCVFEQQPSHTDEQVRALLRHDAHLGGSDAIYAGGRPHPRGWGAFARFLGVHVRDLGDWTWAQAVQHLSTGTARRFGLGRRGEVREGWVADLALVDPDRVADHATYADPRRLAVGVDDVLVAGVPVLRDGELTDRRPGRALRPTEER; translated from the coding sequence GTGATCGAGATCCGCGGCGTCCGCCTCGTCGCGGCGCCCGGCGCCTCGCACGCCGCGGGCGACCGCCCGCAGACCCGGTGGGACGTGCTCGTCGACGGTCCGACGATCGCGCGGGTGCGTCCCGCCGGCGGCGCGACCGAGGGGGACGGCGCCCACGACGTGATCGAGGGCGGCGGCCGCCTCCTGCTGCCCGGCCTGGTCGACGCGCACGTCCACGGCGAGGCGGCCATCTTCCGGCCCGAGGTGCAGCACGCGCTGCTGCGCCAGGGCGTGACGTCCGTCGTCGTCGGGCAGGACGGGGTCTCGTACGCGCCGACGGCGCCCGGCGCCGCGGCCGACTCGTCGTTCGCCTGGGCGACCGGCTACTTCACCGCCATCAACGGCGCGCACCCGCAGTTCACGGGCGGGTCGGTGGCCCAGCTGCTGGCGACCTACGACGGCGCCACGCCGCTCAACGTCGCCTACCTCGCCCCGCACGGGACGCTACGGCACACCGTGACCGGGGCCCAGCGCCGCCCTCTCGACGCGGCGGAGCGCGGGCTGCTCGTGCGCCGGCTCGAGCAGGCGCTGGACGACGGCGCGTGCGGCATGTCCACGGGCCTGGAGTACGTGCCGGGCCGGTTCGCCGACGAGGACGAGCTCGTGCCGCTCGCGCGCGTCCTCGCGCGGCACGGCCTGCCGCACGTCAGCCACATGCGCGGCTACCAGGACCGCGCGCTGGGCGCGTTCGACGAGCTCCTGCGGCTCGCACGGTCCACGGGGGTGGCCACGCACGTCTCGCACCTGCACGGGCCCGCACAGCCGCTCGCGGCCGCGCTCGACGCCGCGCGCACCGAGCTGGACGTGACGTTCGACTCGTACCCGTACCTGCGCGGCTCGTCGATCCTGTCGATGCTCACCATGGCGGACTGGGTGCCGATCGCCGACGTCGACGCGGCCCTGGCGATGCTGGCGGACCCCGCGGTGCGCCGGCGCCTGCGCGACGAGCAGCTCGCGCCGCTCGAGCCGTTGTGGGACCGCGTCACGCTCGCCGCGGTGCCCGGACCCCTCCAGGCCACGGAGGGGCTGACCGTGCGCGAGGCGGCGGCCGAGCTGGGGCTGGACCCCGCCGACGCCGTGCTCGAGCTGCTCGTCGCCTCGCGCCTGCGCGTCGGCTGCGTGTTCGAGCAGCAGCCGTCGCACACGGACGAGCAGGTCCGGGCGCTGCTGCGCCACGACGCCCACCTGGGCGGCTCGGACGCGATCTACGCGGGCGGGCGGCCCCACCCGCGCGGGTGGGGCGCGTTCGCGCGCTTCCTCGGCGTCCACGTCCGGGATCTCGGCGACTGGACCTGGGCCCAGGCGGTGCAGCACCTGTCGACCGGGACCGCGCGCCGCTTCGGGCTCGGCCGGCGCGGTGAGGTCCGCGAGGGCTGGGTCGCCGACCTGGCGCTCGTCGACCCGGACCGCGTCGCCGACCACGCCACCTACGCCGACCCCCGCCGGCTCGCGGTCGGCGTCGACGACGTGCTGGTCGCCGGCGTGCCCGTGCTGCGCGACGGCGAGCTGACCGACCGGCGACCGGGCCGGGCACTGCGGCCCACGGAGGAACGATGA
- a CDS encoding RidA family protein: MASARSKITTTGAPAPAHSFSQGVRVGDVLQVSGQGPADPETGEYVHLGDVGAQTTRTLENVRAVVEAGGATWDDVVMVRVYLHHQSSFAAMNDAYAAFTAEHVTHDAPPCRTTVFVGLPHPQMMVEIDAMAVVADR; encoded by the coding sequence ATGGCTTCCGCACGTTCGAAGATCACGACCACCGGTGCCCCGGCGCCCGCCCACAGCTTCTCCCAGGGCGTGCGCGTCGGCGACGTCCTGCAGGTCTCGGGGCAGGGCCCGGCGGACCCGGAGACGGGCGAGTACGTGCACCTGGGCGACGTCGGCGCGCAGACCACCCGCACGCTCGAGAACGTCCGCGCCGTCGTCGAGGCCGGGGGTGCGACGTGGGACGACGTGGTCATGGTCCGCGTCTACCTGCACCACCAGTCGAGCTTCGCCGCGATGAACGACGCCTACGCCGCGTTCACGGCCGAGCACGTGACCCACGACGCGCCGCCGTGCCGCACGACGGTGTTCGTCGGCCTGCCGCACCCGCAGATGATGGTCGAGATCGACGCGATGGCCGTGGTCGCGGACCGGTAG
- a CDS encoding LuxR C-terminal-related transcriptional regulator, translating to MSASDARAVQVDAVRQAVSAGTSVSVVGLPGSGRTALLAGLKDSLEAEGWNVVVLPVAGSGSELRRLEGLLLAGVTPTQTAANPLAAVLESLLRAAARAPAALLLDDADRLDDASAAVLAAVVARQGAVVVATIRPPYPGARSVDRILAGRAATVLWLPALSFEVVHRIMVEELAGDVDTDVAARVYALSGGLPGIARAIVREARRAGHLVRRDGGWWQAVRDLWTPALAVVVGRLQEGCGEDEHRAMQVLALMGPTEVRTVTRLLPWSAVVALDDRGIARFVESPGALRVALFPPLLSDHLRQTGHGARGRAAVDLVQAALGREDDPTLVPDLPTAPPGAPRHWASSPESAAVLGRVLREQARSAVLVCRDAWEQEPTGRTTVLYLDALLAAGGHEATIEAVLAATRSRMAAESADLAFVRVWEAGYQALNRHDPVAALRVLGEARADAALDPAPVDTALFDATEQHIRLVLDGVPPRAPGLPPLVSTAPEDLGAARRGDPLGQVDDVTRTIRAELLLARGQVVTARREAAAVAFPAESPRRDDAALVPLAELCSGDVDAAITLARRLLDQAQGSLDQAQIEPQGHVLALGLFLQGRLGTLRTHLTSMLAINAPTPQRPTARAGLLNLAAMLALVDGEVATARSIASQVEAFGLLGAPYPLTRSGPVRAGVALASGAGLAQAAGAAWEAVDDLVERGYVLAATFEAACLVGMSVDATRAARVCAGAVTAEGTLLPLLGGYVHAATSGSPTLLLTAADDLRSAGLGLLGTVAHAVAVRALRADGAPAAAARESARLRLLVGEAGDGLDLLLPTLSRTRELTARELEIARLVADGLTNREIGQRLVLSERTVDNHLYRLFRKLGVASRDEIATML from the coding sequence GTGAGTGCCTCGGACGCACGAGCGGTCCAGGTCGACGCCGTCCGTCAGGCGGTCTCGGCGGGCACGTCCGTGTCCGTCGTGGGACTGCCCGGATCCGGGCGTACCGCGCTGCTGGCCGGGCTCAAGGACTCCCTCGAGGCCGAGGGATGGAACGTGGTGGTGCTGCCCGTCGCGGGCAGCGGGTCCGAGCTGCGCCGCCTCGAGGGACTCCTCCTGGCGGGCGTCACGCCCACCCAGACGGCCGCGAACCCGCTCGCGGCCGTCCTGGAGAGCCTGCTCCGCGCGGCGGCGCGGGCACCCGCGGCGCTGCTGCTCGACGACGCCGACCGCCTCGACGACGCGTCCGCGGCGGTCCTGGCCGCCGTCGTCGCGCGGCAGGGCGCCGTCGTCGTCGCGACGATCCGGCCGCCCTACCCGGGTGCCAGGTCGGTGGACCGCATCCTGGCCGGACGGGCCGCCACGGTGCTGTGGCTGCCGGCGCTGTCCTTCGAGGTCGTGCACCGGATCATGGTCGAGGAGCTCGCGGGCGACGTCGACACCGACGTCGCGGCCCGCGTCTACGCGCTGTCGGGCGGGCTCCCGGGGATCGCCCGGGCGATCGTGCGCGAGGCCCGGCGCGCCGGGCACCTCGTCCGCCGGGACGGGGGGTGGTGGCAGGCCGTGCGCGACCTGTGGACCCCGGCCCTCGCCGTGGTCGTCGGCCGCCTCCAGGAGGGGTGCGGCGAGGACGAGCACCGGGCCATGCAGGTGCTCGCCCTGATGGGCCCGACGGAGGTGCGCACGGTGACCCGGCTGCTGCCGTGGTCGGCGGTCGTGGCCCTCGACGACCGCGGGATCGCCCGCTTCGTCGAGTCCCCCGGCGCCCTGCGCGTGGCGCTCTTCCCGCCGCTGCTGAGCGACCACCTGCGCCAGACCGGGCACGGGGCGCGCGGACGCGCGGCCGTCGACCTGGTGCAGGCCGCGCTCGGCCGCGAGGACGACCCGACGCTCGTCCCGGACCTGCCCACGGCGCCGCCCGGGGCACCGCGGCACTGGGCCTCCTCCCCCGAGTCCGCGGCGGTGCTCGGGCGCGTGCTGCGCGAGCAGGCGCGCAGCGCCGTGCTCGTGTGCCGGGACGCCTGGGAGCAGGAGCCGACGGGACGCACGACGGTGCTGTACCTCGATGCGCTGCTCGCGGCCGGCGGGCACGAGGCGACGATCGAGGCCGTCCTGGCGGCCACGCGGTCGAGGATGGCCGCCGAGAGCGCCGACCTCGCGTTCGTGCGCGTGTGGGAGGCCGGCTACCAGGCCCTGAACCGGCACGACCCGGTCGCCGCCCTCCGCGTCCTGGGGGAGGCACGTGCCGACGCCGCGCTCGACCCGGCGCCCGTCGACACCGCGCTCTTCGACGCCACCGAGCAGCACATCCGGCTCGTCCTCGACGGCGTCCCGCCGCGCGCGCCCGGCCTCCCCCCGCTCGTGAGCACCGCGCCCGAGGACCTCGGAGCGGCGCGGCGCGGGGACCCGCTCGGTCAGGTCGACGACGTGACGCGGACGATCCGCGCCGAGCTCCTCCTCGCGCGGGGCCAGGTGGTCACCGCCCGGCGCGAGGCCGCCGCCGTGGCCTTCCCCGCCGAGTCACCGCGCCGGGACGACGCGGCCCTGGTCCCGCTCGCCGAGCTGTGCTCGGGCGACGTGGACGCGGCGATCACCCTCGCGCGCCGGCTGCTGGACCAGGCGCAGGGCAGCCTCGACCAGGCGCAGATCGAGCCGCAGGGCCACGTCCTCGCCCTCGGCCTGTTCCTCCAGGGCCGTCTCGGGACGCTGCGGACGCACCTGACGAGCATGCTCGCGATCAACGCACCCACACCGCAGCGGCCGACCGCGCGCGCGGGGCTGCTCAACCTCGCCGCGATGCTCGCGCTGGTCGACGGCGAGGTCGCGACCGCCCGGTCGATCGCGTCCCAGGTCGAGGCCTTCGGGCTGCTCGGTGCGCCGTACCCGTTGACGCGGTCCGGACCGGTGCGCGCGGGGGTCGCGCTCGCCTCCGGCGCGGGCCTCGCCCAGGCGGCGGGGGCCGCGTGGGAGGCGGTCGACGACCTCGTCGAGCGCGGGTACGTCCTCGCCGCGACCTTCGAGGCGGCGTGCCTGGTGGGCATGAGCGTCGACGCGACGCGCGCGGCCCGGGTCTGCGCCGGTGCCGTCACCGCCGAGGGCACCCTGCTGCCCCTGCTGGGCGGGTACGTCCACGCGGCGACGTCGGGGTCCCCCACGCTCCTCCTCACCGCCGCCGACGACCTCCGGTCGGCCGGCCTGGGGCTCCTCGGGACCGTCGCGCACGCCGTCGCCGTGCGGGCCCTGCGCGCCGACGGCGCCCCGGCGGCGGCGGCGCGCGAGTCGGCCCGCCTGCGCCTGCTGGTCGGGGAGGCGGGGGACGGCCTCGACCTCCTGCTGCCCACCCTGAGCCGCACGCGGGAGCTCACGGCCCGCGAGCTCGAGATCGCGCGCCTCGTCGCCGACGGCCTGACCAACCGCGAGATCGGCCAGCGCCTGGTGCTGAGCGAGCGCACCGTGGACAACCACCTCTACCGGCTCTTCCGCAAGCTCGGCGTCGCGTCGCGCGACGAGATCGCCACGATGCTCTGA
- a CDS encoding FAD-dependent oxidoreductase: MPTPTPTTSTYDETYDVVVVGSGSAGFATAMGAADEGLKVLILESTDKWGGSSAMSGGGMWLPDNPLMRREGAGDSRDEALTYLEETVGDAGPATSRERKEAFVDGVDDFVATAEKLGMEFMRAPDYPDYYPERPGGKIGRAIECKAADRKVIGDWWSSCRAIMPLPLATADMWELERSWVTASGFLRGARFVGRTLGGLVRGKALVGIGGALAVSFLDAVVQKQGVSLWLNSPLEELLLEDGEVVGVRTTRAGRPVTVRARRGVMLSSGGFDHNVDWRQKYHGIEGSPSGNPGNLGVPIALAQEAGAALSLMDDAWWGASTAAPQGHGPSFLVGERSLPYCLIVDRHGARFANESESYVDLGHHMLEHDKDGAFWMVSDVRHARRYLRSYAMDPRLTKAMTEEGLMAKAGTLAELATKIGVDARTFRATVERFNGFARAGVDGDFGRGNSAYDRYYGDPTVHPNPNLGAIEKGPFLAVRLVVGDLGTKGGVLTDVDGRALREDGSVIDGLYAAGNCSASVMGRTYPGPGSTIGPAVVFGMRAGRHMARARV; encoded by the coding sequence ATGCCCACCCCCACACCCACCACGAGCACGTACGACGAGACCTACGACGTGGTCGTCGTGGGCAGCGGGTCCGCGGGCTTCGCGACCGCGATGGGAGCCGCCGACGAGGGGCTCAAGGTCCTCATCCTCGAGTCCACCGACAAGTGGGGCGGCAGCTCCGCGATGTCGGGCGGCGGCATGTGGCTGCCCGACAACCCGCTGATGCGCCGCGAGGGCGCCGGCGACTCGCGCGACGAGGCGCTGACCTACCTCGAGGAGACGGTCGGGGACGCCGGCCCCGCGACGTCGCGCGAGCGCAAGGAGGCGTTCGTCGACGGCGTCGACGACTTCGTCGCCACGGCCGAGAAGCTCGGCATGGAGTTCATGCGCGCCCCGGACTACCCCGACTACTACCCCGAGCGGCCGGGCGGGAAGATCGGCCGCGCCATCGAGTGCAAGGCCGCGGACCGCAAGGTCATCGGCGACTGGTGGAGCAGCTGCCGCGCGATCATGCCGCTCCCCCTCGCGACGGCGGACATGTGGGAGCTCGAGCGCTCCTGGGTCACCGCGAGCGGCTTCCTGCGCGGGGCGCGCTTCGTCGGGCGGACCCTCGGCGGGCTCGTGCGCGGCAAGGCGCTGGTCGGCATCGGCGGCGCGCTCGCGGTCTCGTTCCTGGACGCCGTCGTGCAGAAGCAGGGCGTCAGCCTGTGGCTGAACAGCCCGCTGGAGGAGCTGCTGCTCGAGGACGGCGAGGTCGTCGGCGTGCGGACCACGCGCGCCGGGCGCCCCGTGACCGTCCGCGCCCGCCGCGGCGTCATGCTCTCGTCGGGCGGCTTCGACCACAACGTCGACTGGCGCCAGAAGTACCACGGCATCGAGGGCAGCCCGTCGGGCAACCCCGGCAACCTCGGCGTGCCGATCGCGCTCGCGCAGGAGGCCGGCGCGGCGCTCTCGCTCATGGACGACGCCTGGTGGGGCGCCTCGACGGCCGCGCCGCAGGGCCACGGCCCGAGCTTCCTCGTCGGCGAGCGGTCGCTGCCGTACTGCCTCATCGTCGACCGCCACGGGGCACGGTTCGCGAACGAGTCGGAGTCCTACGTCGACCTCGGGCACCACATGCTCGAGCACGACAAGGACGGGGCGTTCTGGATGGTCAGCGACGTGCGCCACGCGCGCCGCTACCTGCGCAGCTACGCCATGGACCCGCGGCTGACCAAGGCGATGACCGAGGAAGGGCTCATGGCCAAGGCCGGCACGCTCGCCGAGCTCGCCACGAAGATCGGCGTCGACGCGCGCACCTTCCGCGCCACGGTGGAGCGGTTCAACGGGTTCGCGCGCGCCGGGGTCGACGGCGACTTCGGCCGCGGCAACTCCGCGTACGACCGCTACTACGGCGACCCCACGGTGCACCCGAACCCGAACCTCGGCGCGATCGAGAAGGGCCCGTTCCTGGCGGTCCGCCTCGTCGTCGGGGACCTCGGCACCAAGGGCGGCGTCCTGACCGACGTCGACGGCCGCGCGCTGCGCGAGGACGGCTCGGTCATCGACGGCCTCTACGCCGCGGGCAACTGCTCCGCGTCGGTCATGGGCCGGACCTACCCGGGCCCCGGCTCGACCATCGGCCCCGCCGTGGTCTTCGGCATGCGTGCCGGGCGCCACATGGCGCGCGCGCGGGTCTGA
- a CDS encoding TetR/AcrR family transcriptional regulator yields the protein MSSPRSRGNRGPAAAAGNRRALLDAARRVFAERGYRAPLSAIAREAGVGQGVLYRHFPTRLDLALAVFEENFAELEAIATRPDPRAFVDLWSRLVDITITESAFVEMAVDARRSLVGRHDDDRLRDLVAGALTRAQEAGLVDPAVSADDVVLMHRMIFGVVVTSVEHDDAAVHAAVDRATALLRRDPGAVTAPR from the coding sequence ATGTCGAGCCCTAGGTCCCGAGGCAACCGCGGCCCCGCGGCCGCGGCCGGGAACCGGCGGGCCCTGCTCGACGCCGCCCGCCGCGTCTTCGCCGAGCGCGGCTACCGCGCGCCGCTGAGCGCCATCGCGCGCGAGGCCGGCGTCGGCCAGGGGGTCCTGTACCGCCACTTCCCCACGCGGCTCGACCTCGCCCTGGCGGTGTTCGAGGAGAACTTCGCCGAGCTCGAGGCGATCGCCACCCGCCCGGACCCGCGGGCGTTCGTCGACCTGTGGTCGCGCCTCGTGGACATCACGATCACCGAGTCGGCGTTCGTCGAGATGGCCGTGGACGCGCGCCGGTCGCTCGTCGGCCGGCACGACGACGACCGGCTGCGGGACCTGGTGGCCGGTGCGCTGACCCGCGCGCAGGAGGCCGGGCTCGTCGACCCGGCCGTGAGCGCCGACGACGTCGTGCTCATGCACCGGATGATCTTCGGAGTGGTGGTGACGTCGGTCGAGCACGATGACGCCGCCGTCCACGCCGCGGTCGACCGCGCGACGGCGCTGCTGCGTCGCGACCCGGGGGCCGTCACCGCGCCCCGCTGA
- a CDS encoding family 20 glycosylhydrolase codes for MTRALPLPALVDERPGAGFLVTPRTLIAAPAAAAAAAERLAEALGVERDALTDTQDAAGGIALRLTAPVADLPAVPESVDREAYAITVGEDGVVVTASDVAGLRHGATVLAQLAEPVGGGLLLPALRVEDRPRFAWRGLSLDVARSFFPVASIHRVLDVMASLRLNVLHLHLTDDQGWRLEIASRPRLTELSGGTAVDGGDAGFYTAADYARIVDRAADLGIVVVPEVDVPGHVNAALHAEPALNPDGEPVDVYTGTEVGFSRLRLENAETVPFLTDVFTDVAAMTPGPFLHLGGDEPLSLDGDEYVALVDRAVEAVTRTGKRAVAWQEAARTSLPAGTVVQFWHEQQDADVVAAAAAAGARVLLSPASRAYLDMKYDEDSPLGLTWAGCLTLDDAYGWEPLETLPGLDAAHVAGVEAAVWTETIHTDDDLFSMLLPRLAAFAEVAWTPPHRRDLAAFRERLDVVRARWTAQGLAADPR; via the coding sequence ATGACGCGCGCGCTGCCCCTGCCCGCGCTCGTCGACGAGCGCCCCGGAGCCGGCTTCCTGGTCACGCCCCGCACCCTGATAGCGGCCCCCGCGGCCGCCGCCGCCGCGGCGGAGCGGCTCGCCGAGGCGCTCGGCGTCGAGCGCGACGCGCTCACCGACACCCAGGACGCGGCCGGCGGGATCGCCCTGCGCCTCACGGCGCCCGTGGCCGACCTCCCGGCGGTCCCGGAGTCCGTCGACCGCGAGGCCTACGCGATCACGGTCGGCGAGGACGGCGTCGTCGTGACCGCGTCCGACGTCGCCGGCCTGCGCCACGGCGCCACGGTCCTCGCCCAGCTCGCGGAGCCCGTCGGTGGCGGCCTGCTGCTGCCGGCGCTGCGCGTCGAGGACCGCCCGCGCTTCGCGTGGCGGGGCCTGAGCCTCGACGTCGCGCGGTCGTTCTTCCCCGTCGCGTCGATCCACCGGGTGCTCGACGTCATGGCGTCGCTGCGCCTCAACGTCCTGCACCTGCACCTGACGGACGACCAGGGCTGGCGCCTCGAGATCGCGTCCCGGCCGCGGCTGACCGAGCTCTCGGGCGGCACGGCCGTCGACGGCGGCGACGCCGGCTTCTACACGGCGGCGGACTACGCGCGGATCGTGGACCGCGCGGCGGACCTCGGGATCGTCGTCGTGCCGGAGGTCGACGTGCCCGGCCACGTCAACGCCGCGCTGCACGCCGAGCCCGCGCTCAACCCGGACGGCGAGCCGGTGGACGTCTACACCGGGACCGAGGTCGGCTTCAGCCGCCTGCGCCTGGAGAACGCCGAGACGGTGCCCTTCCTCACCGACGTCTTCACGGACGTCGCGGCGATGACCCCCGGCCCGTTCCTGCACCTGGGCGGCGACGAGCCGCTGTCCCTGGACGGCGACGAGTACGTGGCGCTGGTCGACCGTGCGGTCGAGGCCGTGACGCGGACCGGCAAGCGCGCGGTCGCGTGGCAGGAGGCGGCGCGCACGTCCCTGCCGGCCGGCACCGTGGTCCAGTTCTGGCACGAGCAGCAGGACGCCGACGTCGTCGCGGCCGCCGCGGCCGCCGGCGCGCGGGTGCTCCTCTCGCCGGCCTCGCGCGCCTACCTCGACATGAAGTACGACGAGGACAGCCCGCTCGGCCTGACGTGGGCAGGCTGCCTCACGCTCGACGACGCCTACGGGTGGGAGCCGCTCGAGACCCTGCCGGGGCTCGACGCCGCGCACGTCGCGGGCGTCGAGGCCGCCGTCTGGACGGAGACCATCCACACGGACGACGACCTGTTCTCGATGCTGCTGCCGCGCCTCGCGGCGTTCGCCGAGGTGGCCTGGACCCCGCCGCACCGGCGCGACCTCGCCGCCTTCCGCGAGCGCCTCGACGTCGTGCGCGCACGCTGGACCGCGCAGGGACTGGCGGCCGACCCCCGGTGA
- a CDS encoding NADH-dependent oxidoreductase, with protein MTVVPEPLMMPCTLPSGVVLSDCLVMAPMVVQGSDPATGHVTAQDIAYFARRSRVAGMIITGAAYVTREGRGFEHQLSIADDVDVEGLAALARAIKGDGARAIVQLYHGGREAHPAAAETGRAMAPSTQAFDWLPYVPQEMTEEEVRDTIAAFGEATRRAIEAGFDGVEVHGANHYLLQQFFSAYSNHRTDAWGGDLERRMAFPLAVLDEVLAVARRAHRPFAVGYRLCPDEVHGETVGYTLAESSVLVDRIADAGVDYVHVSQFTGYDTAPAGADRSYAQTLRDVVAGRCPLVVVSDVLTARDAERALAHGDLVAIGRAALTEPEFAAKIGAGHADQIATTVKGRLDDLALPPGLVEWYTTTGRGLLPPLEGIDEHR; from the coding sequence GTGACCGTGGTCCCCGAACCGCTGATGATGCCCTGCACGCTGCCCTCCGGCGTCGTGCTGTCCGACTGCCTGGTGATGGCACCGATGGTCGTCCAGGGTTCCGACCCCGCGACCGGCCACGTGACGGCCCAGGACATCGCCTACTTCGCCCGCCGCAGCCGTGTCGCCGGGATGATCATCACGGGCGCCGCGTACGTCACCCGCGAGGGTCGCGGCTTCGAGCACCAGCTCTCCATCGCCGACGACGTCGACGTGGAGGGCCTGGCGGCGCTGGCCCGCGCCATCAAGGGCGACGGCGCCCGCGCGATCGTCCAGCTGTACCACGGCGGTCGCGAGGCCCACCCCGCCGCCGCGGAGACCGGCCGCGCGATGGCGCCGAGCACGCAGGCGTTCGACTGGCTGCCCTACGTGCCGCAGGAGATGACGGAGGAGGAGGTCCGCGACACGATCGCGGCGTTCGGCGAGGCGACCCGTCGGGCGATCGAGGCAGGCTTCGACGGCGTGGAGGTCCACGGCGCCAACCACTACCTGCTGCAGCAGTTCTTCTCGGCCTACTCCAACCACCGCACCGACGCGTGGGGCGGCGACCTCGAGCGGCGCATGGCGTTCCCGCTCGCCGTGCTGGACGAGGTGCTGGCCGTGGCCCGCAGGGCCCACCGGCCGTTCGCGGTCGGCTACCGCCTGTGCCCGGACGAGGTCCACGGCGAGACGGTGGGCTACACGCTCGCGGAGAGCTCGGTGCTCGTGGACCGGATCGCCGACGCCGGGGTCGATTACGTGCACGTCTCGCAGTTCACCGGCTACGACACCGCGCCCGCGGGAGCGGACCGGTCCTACGCCCAGACCCTGCGCGACGTCGTCGCCGGACGCTGCCCGCTCGTCGTGGTCTCCGACGTCCTCACGGCGCGCGACGCCGAGCGCGCGCTCGCGCACGGCGACCTGGTCGCCATCGGCAGGGCGGCGCTGACGGAGCCGGAGTTCGCCGCGAAGATCGGGGCGGGCCACGCCGACCAGATCGCGACGACGGTCAAGGGCCGGCTCGACGACCTGGCCCTGCCGCCCGGCCTCGTCGAGTGGTACACCACGACGGGCCGCGGCCTGCTCCCTCCCCTCGAGGGCATCGACGAGCACAGGTGA
- a CDS encoding alanine racemase → MIEDRVLGPSTKGLRLAAATSIAELVADAPPVTDDRFAWPLLTIDEAALEHNLATMARVCAERGALHAPHLKTSMSAGLYARQERAGAWGATVATATQLRVVRSWGVRRVLVANEMVDGRDWRWAVADLAAARAAGSPGELLAYVDGDEGLAAAAAALRDAAPQVRDDVGVLVELGVPGGRTGCRSVADAVALARRVVAAGVPLAGVAGYEGSVASGTTGDDLERVAAFCRELVSLADALVADGLVAEPVVSAGGSAYVDVVLRELTAGASPRRVVLRSGAYATHDHGLCARADPWARLPEPVAMRAAATVWCQVLSVPQDGLAICGAGRRDVPYDIDLPTVLSVRRREGAGWLDPEPASGMVVTKVDDQHLYLRVEAGASPAPRVGDVVGLGISHPCTLFDKWRAALLTDPAGRVVDVLLTEF, encoded by the coding sequence ATGATCGAGGACCGCGTGCTCGGACCGAGCACCAAGGGTCTGCGCCTGGCGGCGGCGACGAGCATCGCCGAGCTCGTCGCCGACGCGCCGCCCGTGACCGACGACCGGTTCGCCTGGCCGCTGCTGACCATCGACGAGGCTGCCCTCGAGCACAACCTCGCGACGATGGCACGGGTGTGCGCCGAGCGGGGCGCCCTGCACGCCCCGCACCTCAAGACGTCGATGTCCGCGGGGCTCTACGCGCGCCAGGAGCGCGCCGGCGCGTGGGGCGCCACCGTCGCCACGGCGACCCAGCTGCGCGTCGTCCGGTCCTGGGGCGTGCGACGCGTCCTGGTGGCGAACGAGATGGTGGACGGGCGGGACTGGCGCTGGGCCGTGGCCGACCTCGCGGCGGCGCGCGCCGCGGGATCCCCGGGCGAGCTGCTCGCCTACGTGGACGGCGACGAGGGCCTGGCGGCCGCGGCGGCCGCGCTCCGTGACGCGGCACCGCAGGTGCGCGACGACGTCGGCGTGCTGGTCGAGCTCGGCGTGCCCGGCGGGCGCACCGGGTGCCGGTCCGTCGCGGACGCCGTGGCGCTGGCCCGCCGGGTGGTGGCCGCGGGCGTGCCGCTGGCCGGCGTCGCGGGGTACGAGGGGTCCGTCGCGTCCGGCACGACGGGCGACGACCTCGAACGGGTCGCGGCGTTCTGCCGCGAGCTCGTGAGCCTCGCCGACGCCCTGGTCGCCGACGGCCTGGTCGCCGAGCCCGTCGTCTCGGCCGGCGGCAGCGCCTACGTCGACGTCGTGCTCCGCGAGCTGACGGCGGGCGCCTCACCGCGGCGCGTCGTCCTGCGCTCCGGGGCGTACGCGACGCACGACCACGGGCTGTGCGCGCGCGCCGACCCGTGGGCGCGGCTGCCCGAGCCCGTCGCGATGCGCGCGGCCGCGACCGTGTGGTGCCAGGTGCTCTCGGTGCCCCAGGACGGGCTCGCGATCTGCGGCGCCGGCCGCCGCGACGTGCCCTACGACATCGACCTGCCGACCGTGCTGAGCGTGCGCCGGCGCGAGGGCGCCGGCTGGCTCGACCCCGAGCCGGCGTCGGGCATGGTCGTCACGAAGGTCGACGACCAGCACCTGTACCTGCGGGTGGAGGCCGGCGCGTCGCCGGCGCCCCGCGTGGGCGACGTCGTCGGGCTGGGCATCTCCCACCCGTGCACGCTCTTCGACAAGTGGCGCGCCGCGCTGCTGACCGACCCGGCCGGCCGCGTCGTCGACGTGCTGCTGACCGAGTTCTGA